Proteins encoded within one genomic window of Candidatus Berkiella cookevillensis:
- a CDS encoding tetratricopeptide repeat protein, which translates to MYRKNWTFLTLFVVPLATLANTVPSTPSSLTPTTQKTENTCVELYNQDAFSNALKFCLQSAQEGNIDSQYLLGKLYQEGKGTPLDYAKALHWYQQAAQKNHPEALFELGKAYSTGTLMPIDYQKAFQYFSKAAQQDIVNAQLLLALCYQIGHGTPQNYERAAYWFNIVQENGMSTPLEITLQATTHEITQSKHSVWAAQDLYLKAMHFVDSKNTEKRNHHLNLLQEAAAQGNPKAQYQLALYYFQGTYLPQDDAKAFEWFSKAAASSYPPAQSLLAWMHALGLGIHEDMVQATVWFEKALMNKDSLTQKLVSVQSKILSETD; encoded by the coding sequence ATGTATCGGAAAAATTGGACTTTTCTGACTCTTTTTGTTGTCCCACTTGCCACACTGGCAAATACTGTCCCCTCTACCCCTTCCTCTCTGACACCAACCACACAAAAGACTGAAAATACCTGTGTAGAACTTTACAATCAAGATGCTTTTAGCAATGCATTGAAATTCTGCCTTCAATCTGCACAAGAAGGAAATATTGATTCACAATATTTACTCGGCAAATTGTATCAAGAAGGCAAAGGAACGCCTCTCGACTATGCAAAGGCTCTACATTGGTACCAGCAAGCAGCTCAAAAAAATCATCCTGAAGCCTTATTTGAACTGGGTAAAGCTTATAGTACAGGTACATTAATGCCCATTGATTACCAAAAAGCCTTTCAATATTTCTCAAAGGCAGCGCAGCAAGATATCGTAAACGCTCAGCTCCTACTTGCGCTTTGCTATCAAATTGGCCATGGTACACCTCAGAATTATGAACGTGCTGCATATTGGTTTAACATCGTCCAAGAAAATGGTATGAGTACCCCTTTGGAAATCACGCTACAAGCAACTACACATGAAATAACACAATCAAAGCATAGCGTCTGGGCAGCACAAGATTTATATCTAAAAGCAATGCATTTTGTTGACAGCAAAAATACAGAAAAGCGTAATCATCATTTGAATTTATTACAAGAAGCGGCTGCACAAGGCAACCCCAAAGCCCAATATCAGCTTGCTTTATATTATTTCCAAGGCACATACCTGCCTCAAGATGATGCAAAAGCTTTTGAATGGTTTTCTAAAGCTGCTGCTTCCTCTTATCCTCCAGCGCAAAGCCTGCTTGCCTGGATGCACGCACTTGGATTAGGTATTCATGAAGATATGGTACAAGCGACCGTCTGGTTTGAGAAAGCACTGATGAATAAAGATTCTCTGACACAAAAGCTAGTGTCTGTGCAAAGCAAAATTCTCTCTGAAACAGATTAA
- a CDS encoding tetratricopeptide repeat-containing sulfotransferase family protein, translating into MKETGLLSIILKAYQLREQNQHVSALELCKKCLQAFPQNPEVHCLWGILLQDEKKYMLAEKSINQAIQINPRKSDYYFFLGNALFSQKKYKSAETAFRECIRKSDNHYLAYRKLAQSLEKQNKIKSAINAYKSSIDINPNYFKAYFGLATLYCRLSDFSDAIYTLQRALALKPNDLPTLSLLAELLMKDHQFDLAQRVIEKTLLIDNRHLLSLQNSAFLCVENFQPERASEFIIQSLHIDPVQPELWRLLSLCKNYLSLDDPDIAQIKKQLSPSKSDDDKAQYYFALGKIYQDCKQFKKSFDYYQRANQLKSKSIDYNSALFKRKISNIIGQFNKRKMKKYFCADENETQPIFIVGASCSGKSILEKILASHKKIQRGWDVGITNVIEKTTFDNKPKGKYPYWLGHMTKIEALALKEAYLARIHRDIDKVPAYIIDASTDNFEYIGLLQYLFPRAKIIHITRNPLDAGFNLYTRFYTEYHLYSYDLKDIGRYFAEHRRMMAFWQQQFDAPFLTISYESLMTDTKNTLSQIFSYLQMKPHCSFPTHHLHQNEINSHKPYYQFLQPLLNYFS; encoded by the coding sequence ATGAAAGAAACTGGATTGCTCAGTATTATTCTTAAAGCATATCAATTGCGAGAGCAAAACCAGCACGTAAGTGCTCTTGAGCTGTGTAAAAAATGTTTGCAAGCTTTTCCTCAAAACCCTGAGGTACACTGTTTATGGGGTATTTTACTACAAGATGAAAAAAAATATATGCTGGCAGAAAAATCAATTAATCAAGCGATTCAAATTAACCCCAGAAAATCAGATTATTATTTTTTCTTAGGTAATGCACTTTTTTCTCAAAAAAAATATAAGTCTGCTGAAACAGCGTTTCGTGAGTGTATTAGAAAAAGTGATAATCATTATCTTGCCTATAGAAAATTAGCGCAGTCTCTAGAGAAACAAAACAAAATAAAATCTGCAATCAACGCGTATAAAAGTTCAATAGACATTAATCCTAATTATTTCAAAGCTTATTTTGGTCTTGCTACCTTATATTGTCGTCTGTCTGATTTTTCGGATGCTATCTATACTCTGCAAAGAGCACTTGCATTAAAGCCCAATGATTTGCCGACCTTATCTTTATTGGCAGAACTGCTAATGAAAGATCATCAGTTTGATTTGGCGCAGAGAGTGATTGAAAAAACCTTATTAATAGATAACCGGCATTTATTATCATTGCAAAATAGTGCATTTTTATGTGTGGAAAATTTTCAACCAGAGAGAGCATCCGAGTTTATTATACAGTCTTTGCACATCGATCCTGTTCAGCCTGAGCTTTGGCGATTATTATCACTTTGTAAAAATTATTTGTCGTTGGACGATCCAGATATTGCGCAAATCAAAAAACAGTTGTCACCCTCAAAGTCAGATGACGATAAAGCACAGTATTATTTTGCATTGGGTAAAATTTATCAAGATTGTAAGCAGTTTAAAAAATCATTTGATTATTATCAACGTGCTAATCAATTAAAATCTAAATCAATAGATTACAATTCAGCCTTATTTAAAAGAAAAATCAGTAATATCATCGGTCAATTTAATAAAAGAAAAATGAAAAAATATTTTTGTGCTGATGAAAATGAAACACAGCCGATTTTTATTGTTGGTGCAAGTTGTTCTGGAAAAAGCATATTGGAAAAGATTTTAGCATCACATAAAAAAATTCAACGCGGCTGGGATGTGGGCATAACCAATGTGATTGAAAAAACAACCTTCGATAATAAGCCCAAAGGAAAATACCCTTACTGGTTAGGGCACATGACTAAAATAGAGGCATTAGCACTCAAAGAGGCTTACTTGGCTAGAATTCATAGAGATATAGATAAAGTGCCCGCTTATATTATTGATGCCAGTACGGATAACTTTGAATATATTGGTTTGCTCCAATATTTATTTCCTCGCGCGAAAATTATTCATATTACCCGCAATCCACTCGATGCAGGATTTAATCTTTATACGCGATTTTATACAGAGTATCATTTATACAGCTATGATTTAAAGGATATTGGCCGTTACTTTGCGGAGCATCGGAGAATGATGGCATTTTGGCAGCAGCAATTTGATGCGCCTTTTTTGACAATTTCCTACGAATCATTGATGACCGATACAAAGAATACACTGAGTCAAATCTTTAGTTATTTGCAAATGAAACCCCATTGTAGTTTTCCTACTCATCATTTACACCAAAATGAAATAAATAGCCATAAGCCTTATTATCAATTCCTACAGCCATTATTGAATTATTTTTCTTAA
- the rapZ gene encoding RNase adapter RapZ produces MRLLIISGRSGSGKSITLQVLEDLGYYCVDNLPIEMVPDLSMKLKSEQLKLAISIDARNLPTRVEILEDVLQKLKAICGSFETIYLDAHQEVLLKRFSETRRKHPLSNSKLSLTEAILYERQVLSTIANIANITIDTSQLSKHELCNMIRERVTHENANNLQLLIQSFAFKNGTPVDADFMFDVRCLPNPYWQPNLRMQTGLDEGVIHFLETHADVHLMVEDILRFLDNWIPRFEADNRSYLTVGIGCTGGQHRSVYIAEQIAKREKRLHLNIQIRHRDL; encoded by the coding sequence ATGCGTTTGCTCATTATCAGTGGGCGTTCTGGCTCTGGTAAGAGTATTACTCTTCAAGTATTAGAAGATTTGGGATACTACTGCGTAGATAACTTACCGATAGAAATGGTGCCTGACTTATCCATGAAATTGAAGTCTGAGCAACTCAAACTTGCCATCAGTATTGATGCACGTAATCTACCTACACGAGTTGAGATCCTAGAAGATGTTCTGCAAAAACTTAAAGCAATATGCGGCTCATTTGAGACCATCTACTTAGATGCGCACCAAGAAGTCCTATTAAAGCGCTTTAGTGAAACCAGAAGAAAGCACCCTCTTAGCAACAGTAAACTCTCTCTAACAGAAGCCATTCTATACGAGCGACAAGTACTCAGTACAATTGCCAATATTGCTAATATCACCATTGATACCAGTCAATTATCTAAACATGAATTATGTAATATGATTCGTGAACGCGTTACTCATGAGAATGCTAATAATTTACAATTATTAATTCAGTCATTTGCTTTTAAAAATGGCACGCCTGTTGACGCTGATTTCATGTTTGATGTGCGTTGTTTGCCTAACCCCTATTGGCAACCAAACTTAAGGATGCAGACAGGACTGGATGAGGGTGTAATACATTTCCTCGAAACACATGCAGACGTACACTTAATGGTTGAAGATATTCTTCGATTCTTAGACAATTGGATCCCTCGCTTTGAAGCGGACAATAGAAGTTATTTAACAGTCGGCATTGGTTGTACAGGTGGTCAACACCGTTCAGTTTACATCGCTGAACAAATTGCTAAGCGAGAAAAACGTTTACATTTAAATATACAAATTAGACATAGAGATTTATAA
- a CDS encoding HPr family phosphocarrier protein, producing the protein MIRKKIQIINKLGLHARAAAKFVQMAARFGSHIEVIKSGKTVNGKSIMGVMMLAASQNTWIELNINGEDEEEAMLALETLMNERFGEPR; encoded by the coding sequence ATGATTAGAAAAAAAATCCAAATAATTAATAAACTCGGTCTTCATGCACGTGCTGCTGCTAAATTTGTGCAGATGGCAGCACGATTTGGCAGCCATATTGAAGTGATTAAAAGTGGTAAAACTGTAAACGGCAAAAGCATTATGGGTGTTATGATGCTTGCCGCTAGCCAAAACACTTGGATTGAGCTTAATATAAATGGAGAGGACGAGGAAGAAGCGATGCTTGCTTTAGAAACCTTGATGAATGAACGATTTGGAGAACCACGTTAA
- the hspQ gene encoding heat shock protein HspQ yields the protein MTTKRAKFRIGQLINNNRFNYRGVIVDVDPVFSGSEEWYQQLAVNVQAKNQPWYHVLVDQAYYTTYVAESYLDATLNHTPIDHPMINQHFSRFDNGIYIKEKKQQN from the coding sequence ATGACAACAAAGCGAGCTAAATTTAGAATTGGCCAGTTAATTAACAATAATAGGTTTAATTACCGTGGTGTAATCGTTGATGTCGATCCTGTTTTTAGTGGTAGTGAGGAGTGGTATCAACAACTGGCTGTTAATGTTCAAGCTAAAAATCAGCCTTGGTATCATGTCTTGGTCGATCAGGCTTATTATACAACCTATGTTGCTGAGAGTTACTTGGATGCAACACTGAATCATACACCGATAGATCACCCTATGATCAATCAACATTTTTCTCGTTTTGACAATGGCATATACATTAAGGAAAAAAAACAGCAGAATTAG
- a CDS encoding pyridoxal-phosphate dependent enzyme — translation MTSALHIHTPLLKSHPLSELIERNVYVKMDAMQPSGSFKDRGIGKLCIHYAKQGKKGLVSSSAGNAGIAVAYAGHQLGLDVKVIVPTSALLLSVSKMLSEGADVITHGHVWNDADIYARQLAKELDYAYIPPFDHPIIWQGYESIIDEFKKDKIKPDAIITSVGGGGLFTGLIQGLIKHKWSKVALITAETEGAASLATSFQKKQRITLDSINTVATTLGAKQICEQAFDYLNTHPVYPQVLSDKAAIHAVAAFADHHRVLVEPACGAALAVAYQNLPVLKQFKNIAIIICGGNGVSVELLNGWKQQFQVG, via the coding sequence ATGACATCTGCATTACATATACATACCCCCTTATTAAAATCACATCCACTCAGTGAACTTATTGAACGCAATGTTTATGTGAAGATGGATGCCATGCAACCCAGCGGTTCCTTCAAAGATCGCGGCATTGGTAAACTATGCATACACTATGCTAAGCAAGGCAAAAAAGGCCTAGTATCCTCTTCTGCCGGAAATGCAGGTATTGCTGTAGCCTATGCGGGCCACCAACTAGGCTTAGATGTAAAAGTCATTGTGCCTACCAGTGCTTTATTACTCTCTGTCAGCAAAATGCTTTCTGAAGGTGCAGATGTCATTACTCATGGCCATGTATGGAATGACGCAGATATTTATGCCCGCCAATTAGCTAAAGAATTAGATTATGCTTATATCCCTCCTTTTGATCATCCTATTATTTGGCAAGGGTACGAATCTATCATTGATGAATTTAAAAAAGATAAAATAAAACCAGATGCCATTATTACTTCTGTCGGAGGGGGTGGACTCTTTACCGGACTCATACAGGGGTTAATAAAGCATAAATGGTCAAAGGTAGCGCTGATCACAGCAGAAACAGAAGGCGCTGCAAGCTTAGCGACGAGTTTCCAAAAGAAACAACGCATCACTTTAGACTCGATTAATACTGTGGCTACTACCTTAGGTGCAAAACAAATATGCGAACAGGCTTTTGACTACCTCAACACTCACCCAGTCTATCCTCAAGTGCTGTCTGATAAAGCTGCTATCCATGCTGTAGCTGCTTTTGCCGATCATCATCGTGTTCTGGTTGAGCCTGCTTGTGGTGCCGCATTAGCTGTCGCTTATCAAAACTTGCCTGTTTTAAAACAATTTAAAAATATAGCCATCATTATCTGTGGTGGAAATGGTGTCAGTGTAGAACTATTGAATGGTTGGAAGCAGCAATTTCAAGTTGGCTAG
- a CDS encoding DUF2975 domain-containing protein, with the protein MSKRLRFIVQMMYYLIPIMNVLYWLAISEETINQLTISSVPFDHVMLTPVSRTLGFLVTSIPISLLMFIFYQFACIFKNYSHGAVFCIENAKRYKRVGLGLLVLAVTYFITDILMSIVLSGKTVVTVGIGASQLYPIIFGAAIYIISFIMEKAHQMDEDHKYTI; encoded by the coding sequence TTGAGTAAACGTCTAAGATTTATTGTGCAAATGATGTATTATCTGATTCCGATAATGAATGTTTTGTATTGGTTGGCGATATCAGAAGAGACAATAAATCAACTTACTATCTCTTCAGTACCGTTTGATCACGTTATGCTGACGCCAGTGAGTCGTACCCTAGGATTTTTGGTTACTTCTATTCCCATAAGCTTACTGATGTTTATTTTTTATCAGTTTGCATGTATTTTCAAAAATTATAGCCATGGTGCTGTATTTTGTATTGAAAATGCGAAACGCTATAAACGAGTGGGTTTAGGATTGCTGGTATTAGCCGTAACTTACTTTATTACCGATATATTAATGAGTATCGTATTGAGTGGGAAAACGGTGGTAACAGTTGGTATAGGCGCAAGTCAGTTGTACCCCATTATTTTTGGCGCAGCGATTTACATTATTTCATTTATCATGGAGAAGGCACACCAAATGGATGAAGATCATAAATATACCATCTAG
- a CDS encoding helix-turn-helix domain-containing protein, translated as MGISVSLDVVLAKRKMRSKELAARVGITEQNLSILKSGRAKAIRFSTLSAICEHLECQPGDILQFKTEKETAGST; from the coding sequence ATGGGAATTAGTGTTAGTTTGGATGTGGTATTAGCAAAACGCAAAATGCGTTCAAAGGAATTGGCAGCAAGGGTTGGTATCACTGAGCAGAATCTATCTATCTTAAAAAGTGGTAGAGCAAAGGCAATTCGATTTTCTACCTTAAGTGCAATTTGTGAACATCTTGAGTGTCAGCCCGGCGATATCTTACAGTTTAAAACTGAAAAAGAAACAGCTGGTTCAACCTGA
- a CDS encoding DUF805 domain-containing protein: MSTKFSNSESVLSMQKIMAFLMPLGRINRMFYLGCILFLSISATLATVAMANFAELAYICDKLWLIILLYFVSFLFFSLACLGVYLFLIFSMKRLHDFSESGYWAILVFVPVINALLILYLLCMPGDEGRNQFGLPQ, encoded by the coding sequence ATGAGCACAAAGTTTTCAAACTCAGAGTCCGTGCTCTCTATGCAAAAAATCATGGCATTTTTAATGCCCTTAGGCCGGATTAACAGAATGTTTTATCTTGGCTGTATTCTTTTCTTAAGTATTTCTGCTACCTTGGCAACTGTTGCAATGGCTAATTTTGCAGAGTTGGCATATATCTGTGATAAACTGTGGCTAATCATTTTGCTTTATTTTGTTTCATTCCTATTTTTCAGCTTGGCATGCCTTGGCGTATATTTGTTTCTAATTTTTTCAATGAAACGATTGCATGATTTTAGTGAATCAGGTTATTGGGCTATTTTGGTTTTTGTGCCTGTTATTAACGCTTTATTGATTTTATATTTATTGTGTATGCCAGGAGATGAAGGGCGTAATCAATTTGGCTTACCACAATAG
- a CDS encoding PTS sugar transporter subunit IIA, protein MSVGILLITHSGIGGALLNVAYGTFGQLPLEISQLSVSRDPDPELLIAKAGYLVRKLDSGEGVLVMTDMFGSTPSNVAQGLQQQGFAIRVIAGLNLPMLFRVLNYPILPLDQLAKKAVSGGQDGIFEPLTDLNLMLTNESCNRPFHKKKKKISNLAIVDPYGYE, encoded by the coding sequence ATGAGTGTAGGCATATTACTCATCACACACAGTGGTATTGGTGGGGCTCTTCTTAATGTAGCATATGGCACTTTCGGACAACTCCCTTTAGAAATTTCTCAGTTGTCTGTCAGTCGGGATCCTGATCCTGAACTTCTTATTGCTAAAGCCGGATATTTGGTAAGAAAACTAGATTCTGGTGAGGGTGTATTAGTCATGACAGACATGTTTGGATCAACGCCAAGCAATGTTGCGCAGGGACTACAACAACAAGGATTTGCTATTAGAGTCATAGCTGGCTTAAACCTTCCAATGCTATTTCGCGTTCTCAACTACCCAATACTACCCTTGGATCAACTTGCTAAAAAAGCAGTCAGTGGCGGTCAAGATGGTATTTTTGAACCATTAACCGACTTAAATCTAATGCTCACAAATGAAAGCTGTAATAGACCCTTTCATAAAAAAAAGAAAAAGATTTCAAATCTTGCTATTGTTGATCCTTATGGATATGAATAA
- a CDS encoding alpha/beta fold hydrolase yields MMDAWLRRFVGMIVGKIVLPAQLIPLKPNGPLKHVWAFLFYSGKERRRIQNLYNDFVEKNNNKLSDQLDIERYTVNCDKDNALDTIEMCHPWHQRSKKYVVYGWGRSDCYEKNLERLATDTLNLRVHVLSFNYRGVGHSSGQPYTENDVAQDYYQQVKRLICEKNIKPEDIYCYGHSLGGAISILAVDKLRKEGYPVKIYNDRSFHHLINVSTGVNFEKPRPRKVITQVGTTLLLTPLLMGLFAFSLISFLQLSVLSLVLASSFYVQKAYQMWDKFVGNFLNNTMRRLMQYGNWVMDVAPLFDNIPQEAKRYTITKGYAKKSSASQVLGERYTQGHTYDKVIHHRHALYQRLHQHHAQKQSLKQSYREALSEQQSNNTLRKIKSALFELSSAKMTGGMHMDWPQQFITRYAHPAAGRPLTGQERLYDFVEPEGRHVCKSARHYKKF; encoded by the coding sequence ATGATGGATGCGTGGTTAAGACGGTTCGTAGGTATGATTGTTGGTAAAATTGTGTTGCCAGCACAATTAATCCCGCTAAAACCCAATGGCCCTCTCAAACATGTATGGGCTTTTCTTTTTTATTCTGGAAAAGAAAGAAGGCGTATACAAAATTTATATAATGATTTTGTAGAAAAAAATAATAACAAGCTAAGTGATCAATTAGATATAGAAAGATATACCGTTAATTGTGACAAAGATAATGCGCTGGACACAATCGAAATGTGTCATCCCTGGCATCAGCGCAGCAAGAAATATGTTGTATATGGTTGGGGACGCTCAGATTGCTATGAGAAAAACTTAGAACGATTAGCAACAGATACACTGAATCTAAGAGTGCATGTGCTGAGTTTTAACTATCGTGGTGTTGGACATTCATCTGGGCAGCCTTATACAGAAAATGATGTGGCACAAGACTACTATCAGCAAGTGAAACGATTAATTTGTGAAAAGAACATTAAACCAGAAGATATTTATTGCTATGGTCATTCTTTGGGTGGGGCTATTTCCATACTGGCGGTTGATAAACTGAGAAAAGAAGGGTACCCAGTAAAAATTTACAATGATCGTTCTTTCCATCATTTGATCAATGTATCTACTGGCGTAAATTTTGAGAAACCAAGACCACGAAAAGTAATTACTCAAGTTGGAACGACACTTCTTCTCACGCCATTGTTAATGGGATTGTTTGCGTTTTCGCTTATTTCTTTTTTACAATTAAGTGTTCTATCGCTTGTGTTGGCTTCTAGTTTTTATGTGCAGAAAGCTTATCAAATGTGGGATAAATTTGTAGGTAATTTTTTGAATAATACAATGCGACGTTTGATGCAATATGGGAATTGGGTCATGGATGTAGCACCTTTATTTGATAACATTCCTCAAGAAGCAAAACGCTATACTATAACCAAAGGCTACGCGAAGAAGAGTAGTGCTTCTCAAGTGCTGGGAGAACGATACACTCAAGGGCACACTTATGACAAAGTTATTCATCACCGTCATGCTTTATATCAAAGGTTGCATCAGCACCATGCTCAAAAGCAATCATTGAAACAATCTTACAGAGAGGCACTATCAGAGCAGCAATCTAATAATACCCTTCGTAAAATTAAATCAGCTTTGTTTGAGTTATCAAGCGCCAAAATGACAGGAGGTATGCATATGGATTGGCCTCAGCAGTTTATTACACGTTATGCTCATCCTGCAGCAGGGCGACCTTTAACCGGACAGGAGAGGCTATATGATTTTGTAGAGCCAGAAGGTCGTCATGTTTGCAAAAGTGCTAGACATTATAAGAAATTTTAG
- a CDS encoding alpha/beta hydrolase, with amino-acid sequence MMLEKKLRKILLPITAKSVGASNKARLKKFIASQDKLIQQEAASLGISFQKIDFSGGQDVATFRPRSDIALPCVMVFIGNDSCMEEKYSQFLDIAVTLNCNVIACNYPGVGNSKHKVKKYSEVVDTCVALAENANHIVGEHSSLLLYGHSFGGAVATNVAKILTDKGAQPLLINDRSFSNTTRKAHELTFEDTLSIPSNRLSKKAVEVVFKLGNWHIDVAADYQSLAAEHKLCIQVEKDGYISESASLKYKLDPKDSSVQTVIALADENIKIKVDPHQLPLADIIHTTPDERTENGLQMMQKLLNTSDYRATNDLSFNQLKRKTYQDLRLEIFNYSLKKSPSVSFEEILNRHLQRCPEVLYYRNETINADEKREDFTLLHLTLYLMSCTTEAEQREKFETVLKTFLEKGMNKDCQSLTYGSAQEYAEHLHLDINWLRLSGTEVTPSAPVNIELTDETENSLNPSISTSASSSDIKKRNTYSPYREDSKKRKTRASEDDNTESTSHPTKHKRSRK; translated from the coding sequence ATGATGTTAGAAAAAAAGCTGAGAAAAATCCTTTTGCCTATTACAGCAAAAAGTGTGGGCGCATCCAATAAGGCAAGGCTAAAAAAATTTATCGCAAGCCAAGACAAACTCATACAACAAGAAGCAGCAAGTTTAGGAATAAGTTTTCAAAAGATAGATTTTTCTGGAGGACAAGATGTTGCCACTTTTCGTCCACGCTCAGATATAGCACTTCCCTGTGTGATGGTGTTTATTGGTAACGATAGTTGCATGGAAGAGAAATATTCTCAATTCCTTGATATTGCTGTCACACTGAATTGCAATGTGATTGCTTGTAATTACCCAGGTGTTGGCAATAGCAAACATAAAGTCAAAAAATATTCAGAAGTCGTAGATACTTGTGTTGCACTTGCAGAAAATGCCAATCATATCGTCGGAGAGCATTCTTCTCTTTTACTCTATGGACATTCTTTTGGAGGCGCTGTTGCAACAAATGTTGCAAAAATCCTAACAGACAAAGGTGCTCAACCATTACTCATTAATGATAGAAGCTTTTCAAATACAACCAGAAAAGCACATGAACTTACTTTTGAGGATACCCTAAGTATTCCTTCTAATCGCCTCTCTAAAAAAGCAGTTGAAGTTGTTTTTAAATTAGGTAATTGGCATATTGATGTCGCTGCAGATTATCAATCTTTAGCAGCAGAACATAAATTATGTATTCAAGTAGAGAAAGATGGATACATCAGTGAATCGGCATCTCTAAAATATAAACTAGATCCAAAGGATAGTTCTGTGCAAACAGTCATAGCACTCGCAGATGAAAACATTAAAATAAAAGTTGATCCACATCAGCTTCCACTCGCAGATATTATCCACACAACCCCAGATGAGAGAACAGAAAATGGATTGCAGATGATGCAAAAACTTCTGAATACCAGCGATTACCGTGCCACAAATGACTTAAGTTTTAATCAATTGAAACGGAAAACCTATCAAGATCTTAGATTAGAAATTTTCAATTATTCATTAAAGAAAAGCCCATCTGTTTCTTTTGAAGAGATCCTTAATCGACATCTACAACGCTGCCCTGAAGTATTATATTACAGAAATGAAACAATCAATGCAGATGAAAAAAGAGAAGATTTTACACTCTTACATCTCACACTTTATTTAATGAGCTGTACAACAGAGGCAGAACAACGTGAAAAGTTCGAAACTGTACTTAAAACCTTTTTAGAAAAGGGAATGAACAAAGATTGCCAAAGCCTAACGTATGGAAGTGCTCAAGAATATGCGGAGCATCTACATCTTGACATAAACTGGCTTAGGCTATCTGGTACTGAAGTCACACCAAGTGCACCTGTTAACATTGAACTCACTGACGAGACGGAAAATAGTTTAAATCCTTCTATAAGCACTTCTGCATCATCCTCCGATATAAAAAAACGAAATACATATTCGCCTTATAGAGAAGACAGCAAAAAGCGGAAGACAAGAGCATCTGAGGATGATAATACAGAGTCTACTTCCCACCCTACTAAACACAAGCGTTCACGCAAATAA